A genomic window from Methylorubrum extorquens includes:
- a CDS encoding TetR/AcrR family transcriptional regulator: MSQKTRSRRGDRAGVILDAAGAVLRRGGARSLTIDAVAAEAGLSKGGVLHHYASKDALILALVGRKLEELRAGIAACEAERAPGATGLALGMIEHLRRSYCEEDEFSRALLLASAENPDALAGYRAFVAERLARFEATEGPTGVGAALFFALLGVVMGRTLGFHELSPAQIEPLLGALERAAQELG, from the coding sequence ATGTCGCAGAAGACGCGCAGCCGGCGCGGCGACCGTGCCGGAGTGATTCTCGACGCGGCGGGCGCAGTGCTGCGCCGGGGCGGGGCACGGTCGCTGACCATCGACGCCGTGGCGGCCGAGGCGGGCCTGAGCAAGGGCGGCGTGCTGCACCATTACGCCTCGAAGGATGCGCTGATCCTCGCCCTCGTCGGCCGCAAGCTGGAGGAGTTGCGCGCCGGCATCGCCGCCTGCGAGGCCGAGCGGGCGCCGGGCGCGACGGGGCTTGCGCTCGGCATGATCGAGCACCTGCGCCGCAGCTACTGTGAGGAGGACGAGTTCAGCCGTGCCCTGCTCCTTGCCTCCGCCGAGAATCCCGATGCGCTCGCCGGCTACCGCGCGTTCGTGGCCGAGCGCCTCGCCCGGTTCGAGGCTACGGAGGGGCCGACCGGCGTCGGGGCTGCCCTGTTCTTCGCGCTGCTCGGGGTCGTGATGGGCCGCACCCTCGGTTTCCACGAGCTGAGCCCTGCGCAGATCGAACCGCTTCTGGGCGCGCTGGAACGCGCGGCGCAGGAACTCGGCTGA